The DNA region AGCTTGGATTAGTCAAAGGCTTATCCAACCTGAAGTTTGCTTCATATATTCTTTATGAAGCATGTcaaaaagaattttttttctaaaacatctttcaaagccaaaactgttgtttctacctctagaccgttagaacttctacacattgatttgtttggaccagtgaaaacCGCCTCTATAAACAATCTCCATTGGTGACATCAATAGAATTTAGGATAATAATTTTCCTACTGTAATAGCCTATTGAATTTTAAAAGACGTGTCGAATGATATATAATTTGTTTGTAAAAAATGATTTATTATTTGACATATATATTTAAGAATGTGGTTTTTAAAATTTAAAGCAACTCAATGTTTACTAcatataatttaaaaaattacACTATAAATTACATATTAAAATTTTAGATTATAACATTATAATTTCCCATTACTCATTTTTTAAATGGTATAAATTTACAAATTACAACTTAAATGTGTACATTTTATTTTTCTCTATATCAAATTAtaagttattttaaaaaaaatatcatAAATTATAAATCATTTTAATATTCTAATTAAACAATATTTTTTCTTACTATCTCTTCATTAAATCTCTTTTCTAAATcattaataaaaataatttagAATGTCTTTTTTTAGACAAAATAAACTATATTCTTTAGTTTTCTAAAATTTTCAAAGCGCTATATAATTTAAGATGAAAAAAGTATTTAAGATGGAAAAAAATGTAAATCAACTCAGTTGATAATTATGTATGAACATCAGATACAGGGGTATCAAAACAAAGATGGAAGAAATATTAACGCACTTCTAACtcgccaaacaaacaaacaatgaTGTAAAATTATGACAACATAACATAAGTAATAGATCAAAGAATTAAGCTCCTAAACTCAAGAGAAATCCCTTTTAAGTTATTACTAACCAACTTTTTAAATGCACTACTTATTCCTATCATCTTTTAATTataatagatttttttttgaaattcaaTGAATATCACAACTAACTCGTATTCTCGAAGCTTCCACGACCTTTTAAAAGTTGTAATTGTGTGATGTGTGTGACTTGGGTGCAATGATTGTGTCATTTAATCCATTGAGTCATAATGTTATATCATTACAACATTCTTTAGGAACAACCTTGTTCTTAAAAACTGTATAGACATATTGATCTTGTAACAAAGCTATGGGCTCCTAACATATGGTTACCTTGCCCTCGTCTATTTAATAGTTTTTTCTGGGTTGCATTATGCTCATATTTGCAACACAATAGTCATTTTTCTTATGTATTTTCAAGCCCTTGAATTTTGACCTTGTAGCTTCACTGCCTTTCCTCTAAAAACAAATGGTGATCATTTTacaatcaaatatcataggtgTCAATCATGGTGGAAAAATTCCAAAATTGAACGTCCAACCATTTAATTTTCCATTTGTTAATGTGTGAATGTGGTTCCACAATTTCATGCATCTCATTTGACTTGGGTCTATCGGTCCTTGCAATTTTCCCACCATTTGAGGAGATATAAACTTGTGGCCATCTTGGTATCCACCAAAACCATAAATGAAACATTATTCAAGCTTTGTGTTAATCTTGAGGTAGTGGGTCTAATATTTTGAAAAGGGTATGAGTGGTTTAATTCAAAGAGACTCAAGTTGATACACTGCATGATTTCATCTTCCTCAGTGCTGTTCACTTCTAGGGTAACACATTTTCTTCTTTATTGAACATTTTATCATCAATCAAGATCACTAAGTAGAGTTATTTTTCAATATATTGATGGACTGAATGGTAGGATTCCCCACATATGAAGTAGAGGCCGCAAGATATGTGATTCATAAGTCTTGAGTGTGGCAGATGTTTAACTCCCCTAACGTGATTGTTGATTCCCTTTCGCTCTTTACCGTTAGGGGAGTGTTCCGTGTAAGAATTTATAGAAAGACTTTGATTAGGATTTACCACTATTTTGACCTCGTTGGGTTGAGAAATCTATATTGACTCACTATCATAATTCCCACGAGTTAGGCCTGAGTTATAACTCGACCCATTAGTATCCCTAACACCTAGCCCATAATTAAATATGTTTCATCCTTTCTCCTTTCCACTACAAATTTTATGACTCCTTCATCTTCTTGGCGCCGACAAACCTCGAAATTCAATGTCTCGAGCGAGTTTCATAACCTTAATTTGGTTTTGAGGACTAAAGGTTCCCACCCTCAAGCAAACTTCAGGCTTTAGATCTTTTAGAACATACCCTATGTATTATTTTTTTAGGGAGTTGACGAACTTAATAAGATGCATATTTAAATCCAGTTATATGTTCCTCAACCTCTCTTATTTGATGAAGATCTTTTAACTCCTTGAATGTATTATCACTTTTTCTTCCTCCTTAATGCTCAATCAACGACTTCTTAAATTTCAACCAAGTGAGACCATCCTTTGTTCCTTTCATGCCTCGTTTCACCAATTTCATCTTCATCGCCTTCAAGGAATGTTTCACCAAAAGCATGTTTTTTCACGTGTAATCCACCATAAAAGATCTTTGTCGTCAAATGATGGGAACTCAAGCTCCATCTAGAATTCACACCTAATTTCATCACTTTTAGGTAAACGTTATGCCTTTAGTATGGGACGATTCAACAAGTTTACGAACTTCGCCAACATGTTATGATGTTGTTTTTCCAATGTTTCTCACATTGAATCTTTCAACATCACCAATCTAACATCTAACGTGTCTACACGATCTATTATCTTTGGCGCAATTTGTGATTCTAATTCATTAGCTCTCCTAGTCTGACACACAATCTATTATGTTTGGTGCCATTTGTAATTCTAATTCAATAGCTCTCCTTGTTTGATAGGTTGGGCCAATGATACAAATCAAAATTAAGGGTGAGAAAATGTTTATTATTAAATTGAAAATGGTGAACTTAAGAGCTCAACAATAGTGAAACATAACAAGAGGACGTAAGCATGAGTTCTACGAACTCTTAAACCAAACATAAACTCCTAAATCAGAGAGAAATTTCTCCTAACTAATTACAAACTTTTTTTTTAATGCATAACTCATTTCCCTACCTTTTCTATAGcaaaaaaaaactctaaaaaattTAATGAAAAACCCAACTAACTATTATTCTCAAAGTTTCCACAACCTTCTAAAAGTTATAAGTGTGTTAGGTCCAAGTTAGGACCTTCTAAAAGTTGTAAGTGTGTTATTTGTGACTCAGGTCCAATGATTGAGTCATTTAATCCATTAGGCCATGGTGTTCTATCATTATCCATTCATATTTGCAGGGAATTGCTTATCCCATCATAAGTGGTGGAAAAACATCTTAAGGAATTTCAAAAATGTCCTTCATATTTCAGAAATACATTTTCGAACGCACCCTGATCACACTAAAATGCACGTTAACTTAGTCTCGTCCCATTTTTTTCCCAAAATATagtctggagatgcatctccagaccCACCTTGTGAATGAATTTTCTAAATTATCAACTTAGTGATAAATTCAGAGATGCATTTCCAAATTTGTGAAACGGAAATTTAAAATATATCACATTTGCATAAATATCTGGAATATCTCATAAGACATGGTTGAATTTCTAAGGTTCATATTGGCCTAAATCATGTGTAAATAAGGGTCTCTCATCTCATATTTTTTACAAAATCACATTACACAAGAATATCATATATTGGCATGTCGCATTTGTCTACTTCAACGACGCGAATGTCTCACTTGAATTTAAGATCACTGAGTACACCTCTCTTGTAGATATGAAATATACACTGCAGAATCTTCTAGAATACTCTGACAATGTCAAACTCGAGTATCACCAAAGATTGAGTTGAAGACGAATGAAGATTTAAAGGTTATGTAAAATACATTTCACCGTTACAAACACAAAAGGTTCGATCGAGTTGGATGGAAAAATTGAGAGATCCACCAAAGATATTTAAATGTTCGATCAAGCTGAATGAAAAAATTGCAAGATCcaccaaaaatattttgaagATGTTGAAATGTCTTACTTAATGATGAAATGAATTGTTCGATCTATGTTAACAATTATATATTTAGTGTTTAGTTTTTTATATATGTCATAATAATTATCGATGTTAATTTATCCCCGTTTATGCATCTGTTTTGATTCTAGATTTATTTTTTTGCATCCgtttaaaatttaaaaatatattttttaagGTACACAGAGATGCATTTCCAGATTAAATTTAATCATGAAATAGGGACGTAACTCAAAACGAATGAATTGAGTGTGAGTAAAATCCGTCAGGAGATGCATTTCGAAAATTTGAAggtaatttttatttttcactatcCTTTGTTGTATTTTACATTCTCAAATCCATGGTGTTCTATCATAATCCATCCATATTTGTTGTATTATACATTCTCAAATCTCAAACATTAGgagaattttttacaaaaataacccactttttcaaggaaattcccaaaatacccctggtttccatttgcgacactccgtcatgaccatgtgttaactgacgcggtcatgccaactgaagaaaaaccaagtcgtacttatatggcttgctacaaatcggttggttttcagttcatcgtcgaggatatgtacttatatggagtgcggtgttaatgtccgggcaagtattcagtgagtgttgcatgaaggtcatgaaagaggagagcatcaaagctagcacacacgctgtaacagtctttgaccatcatagacaaaatttcagcgtccaggaaacaatggatcacaacgaggggagaccaaatttagcaTATGCTattagactaaacagaagttggtgtgattgtggaaaatttcaggcattccttgctcccatgtcattgcagcatgcacttatactcgtcaagacgcttacagccatttatctgatgtgtacaagaTCGTCACtgtcatgaatgtatataatcaaagcttctcggtactaccaatggaggaatactgacctccatatgaaggtgatatagtttaGCACAATGACGAGATAcgtagaaagaaaaaagaaaggcCAAACAACACGCATATCAGGACAaagatggattccacagataaaatgataagattatgtagtatctgtcgtcaaccaggacacaagAAGAACAATTGTCCCAATCGATGAGAATCATCTGGGTCTTAAactttttgtaacattgtatttctataaccttcaatcattatatatcgttaactttttgttacaacgaggttcacaacaaacatcagtacaaaataagctatctaaaaacataaatatttctaactgattacaacaatcaaattgatgtcatctcgaccgaacatcatttccctagcatccttatcagtcttgattcgcacccaaccaaagatactgccgagtctctcaatacttctaatttttccccttctggtattttcccatctaaccaacgaaccagacccctctttagttgatcgaacgtagtgatgttccagaacaacatcagcatctgaggtttaTCTCTCGTATAAATCACATTTTCATATCGGCGACGAACATCAAACATGATTGTCAAATGATTAAttgagatgtggaacaatgactcacacaacgcatctatttataacacaaaaattacattttacactgaggctccaattgaattgacgcctcctcttaagaactacacaggggcgccaatccaattggctagggcatttgccttagccaatccaattggcgcctccattcaatttttaagaggagtctccaatttAATTGGCGACTTCTCCTAAAAGTGGAGTAGTTTGGAAATTTTTTGGAAACCATGagtattttgggaatttctttgaaaaagtggattattttttaaaaaaattcacaTTAGGAAACCATTTGCTAGGACTCTAAATGTCAAAAATCAGTGTAGCTTGTACATCATTATGAACAAGTGCATGTGCCTAATggtaaaaaaaaaatattatagCTTGTACTACTTCATTATATAATTAACTCATATATGAACAAGTGCATGTGACTGCAACAAGTTGCAAAGAGCTAATAACAATATGCTACAACAATTTACAACAATTTTGAAACGCTAATTTACTAGGAAGAAGTGAGAGAAAAAGTTAACATCTCCATAAGACTAAATCATAACCAATAATTATATTGATTTTTTAAACTATAAGACAATATTGGACCGACATGTTTAACAACAAAACAAAATCTTGTCTAATCAAAGTTGTTGGTTATATTTAAAATTAACCAATGTTTTCTATTCTGAGTTCAACTCGAAGACCAGAGTTGTAAACCATGCTTTGAACATTGTTACATATATCAATGCAACATGTTAATAACCAATAGTTCAAAATAACCTCTGTCAAAATAAAGAATATTACTATAGCATTAACAGACTTAAAGTATGTTACTCCCTCTGCCACAATGAATCATCAAATTGACAATTTCAAAGATTAAGAAAAAAGAATAATCGAAAGAGAAAGAATTATATTTTTACTAAACTACCATTATTATATATTAACAAtgattaaaataatattaattaaagaATAAAATTGGGAAAAGTGCATTAGAAATTAAAATAGATCCTTCATTTTAGAACAATTTTTTATTCCAAATAGATTGGTCATAGGTGTATTGTTATACCATCTGGCTTGCATTTTCATATCCATACACATTATACCATAATACCTTCCTCAACATATTTAATTCTCTTCAACTTGGAAACTCTTTAATTCATAGACTATCTCGTTTTAATTGTGTACACAATTGACATTCTTTCGAATAGCCAAGACTAGTCGTACACAAAACATATAGGAATTAAAAAATTGTGATAAATGGTGGTATCAAACTAATACACACTATAACATATATAAATAAATTACTGGTACAAAATAGATAATTATGAGATAATGTCAATCAACAACACCAAATCATTCAACTTAAGAAGAGAGCACAAATGCATAAGACTCACAAAGACAACAATTCAAAAACATTCTATTAAAAACTCAATAACTCAAAATTTCCTCAGAAATCAATTCTAAAAAAGACAAATAACTCCATTACTAATCTCTCTGCTAATCTCCCTTCTTTCTGAATGAGCATCCCTCTGTTAGTCTTGCCTTGCCACCGGTTGGTTGGCACAACACTGTCTGACAATTACCACATACAACAACAGTTTGGGAGTGGCTGAATACAGTTGTTCTGCATCCAAAAATTCAACCATGTTCAGCTTTCAACAAAAAATAACTTTTTTATTGACAACAAATGTTCAATTCTTAAACAATAGACTACGGATCAGctttgaagaagaagaaaatacTACTCCATTACTACGCCTGTTTTTTCAGTCCCTACAAATAACACAACTACAAACCCTTACTTAGTTTGTTTCTAAAAGTTAGACAGTACAACGGATACAAGGACTAAGGACCTGTTTGAATTGGTTTATTTGAGATTCTTATAAACTGAAATAAACTGTGACATTTTTACAAGAACATTTAAAACAGCTTATAACATTTTTCATGAACTTTTTAAGCTTATTTTTTCAAGTTTTCCAAGGTAACTAATGAAAATAAGATATAGCATGTAAAAATCAATTTAACTAAATTTTTACTTGGCATAAAAATAGATTATGCAAGATTATACATAAGCTCTTGTTTTTGGTAACCCCTTGTGCTTTAAGTTGTTTAGGCACCAAGTTAAAATGTCAATTTTAAAGGGGAATATTAAATTTACTACAAAATACCAAGACTCTGTTTGGATTGATGATTGATGGACTAGAACAGAGCAAAACAGACTGAAACATCATGGAATGGAGTAGAGCTAAAAGGATCAAATATTTTAGTCTATTGTTTGAGTATTTTTTATATCTTGACAAAAGAAAAGTTAGTTTTTGTTCCATAGCATACACCCCAAATTGGGGAATGAAAATGGAAGGATTGAATGAAATAGATGTCATCATATTCCATTCTGCTTCATCCATTATTTACAAATCCAaacaatggaatctgattatATACCACTTATTGGCTGAAAGCTACAAGCTCTTTGTTAGTCTCTAAAAGACGGATTGTAAAATTGATAACAGACACCTAAATCATATTTAGACCCAAAGATATACGCATGTAAATAACAAAGACTACAAGCTTTTACAACAATAAAGTGGATAAAAGGACTAACAATTGAAAATGTCAATTTTAAAGAGGCTTAAATAATATTTAGACCTAAAATTTTAATATAATCACGATCAAAATCACTTTAAAACGGtcttttttttaattcaaattgAAACCTGACTAAGAAAAAATGACAAAGGGTGATAATAGGAACTTACATATTGAAGCAACCTTGACATTTGACATCCTATTAACACAAACACAAACGAAACAAAAATCAGATTACAAATCAAATTAGAAAACTAACATAACCTATCAACAAAGATTAGTGAAAAAAATCACCATGAAGAATGAGTTAGGCGATTGAACAAGTCGTTTAAGTTTATGCTTTCTCTTCTCGAGTTCAGCCGGTGGATTCAACAGATCAATATCGTTTTGAAGAACCTGAAAAACAAGACAGAAGAGTAACAGTCGGAATCGGAAACGGTTAGCGAGAATGGAATACAACGGAGAAGAAGAGTGAACGGAGAGAATGGATCACCATTTTTGCGCCGTCGGTTTGATGCGTAAACCTAGAAAGAGTGGAAGATGGGGCGCTGGTTAAGTGAAGCGATTTTTGTGAAAGGTTTGAATATAATAGTAGGTGTTTATTGTGTATGTGTATTGGATTATGAAAGTTATTTAATCTCAACCATTCGTTTAGTTACACGTGTACAAAGGGCAGTGTCTTGGTCGCTAGGGCAACACTCCCTCTTAACAATTGCTCTTTACTGACTTTTTTACCCTTCCCACATTTACGTGGCATACATAATAGTAGCAAATTAAAAGAATGTTACATTTTTGTAATTTtacattttcattttattttggaatcattCACCTTTTATCattaattaatttaatatttcACTTTACTTCCTTAATTAAAAAAATGTTATGTAGTCCCTTAAAATTATTCCATTAGTATAATTGatcattaaattaaaaaaaaaagttaaatatttaCTATATAATATTCTAATTGTAATTATGTTTATTTGAGATgacttttttatttattttaaaatttatgttttatttgttAAATATTCAAAAGTCTCTTTCTTCTCCCTTCCCAAAATTAACTCTTTCTTTGAACCTCTTCTTCTACCTCAGGTTCAAACAACTCTCTCTTTTTCAAGGTTCATCTATTCTTCCTCACCATAATCAATTCCTCAAAAATTTAACAATTTTTTACTCGGTTCTATACCAACATCAATATAGcaacaaatcaaatcaaaatCTAAAATGGGAGGGGAGAGGAGATACTGATGGATTTGTGGTGATGGTTCAGAACGCTCATTTGGAGATCGTGGCGTCGATAAGGTAACAGTCGATTTTGTTTCACAATGACTTTGGTTGTATTGTTTGTTCTTTGAGTTTCAGGTATCCACCTTTTTTTTGTTTAGCTTTGACATGTGGGATTTTGTTGGTGGAAAGCAGCGTCGAGTGTAAAAAGTGATTTTGCGTGGTGGCTGAGGGGTATTTGAGCGGAGGCTGGTTGATTCTTAGTTTCTTTCTACTTATATTTTTCTTTCCATATTTCTTTTCTTCTTAAGTTTTTTGAGTCATTGATATCATCATGGTTATTGTATTGTTGTTATTGTATCAGGTTAATTGATGAAAGTTCATTAATATTGTTGtgaataaaatattaatttttattCCACGTAAACAAAATCTTCAagtttaaataaaatatttttttttgttgactCAGTATCCTAGTTGTCATGCCACGTTGGCAAAAGTTAATaatttttctaaaaaaataatgGAATGGACCGATAATATTAACGAAACATTTTTAAGGAACGAAAGTGTAACGTTTTTTAATTAAAGGAGCAAAGCGAAACCTAAGTTAAGTTAAGGGACTTGGGAACTAATTATACCTTTTATTTTTCATTG from Lathyrus oleraceus cultivar Zhongwan6 chromosome 1, CAAS_Psat_ZW6_1.0, whole genome shotgun sequence includes:
- the LOC127075706 gene encoding 40S ribosomal protein S27-2, whose product is MVLQNDIDLLNPPAELEKRKHKLKRLVQSPNSFFMDVKCQGCFNITTVFSHSQTVVVCGNCQTVLCQPTGGKARLTEGCSFRKKGD